Proteins from a genomic interval of Cupriavidus pauculus:
- a CDS encoding LysR substrate-binding domain-containing protein codes for MYNPLELRVLTSFLVLADELNFTRAARRLNMTQPPLSLQIKQLEAQIGAQLFERTKRSVRLTPAGQVLRAEAEKLFDIEHRARQMVTQANRGEDVGHLSIGLTAISAVELVPNILRRFSARVPGVLYSLREISSEAMLQALLRNELDVAILRPPVTDPRLQARRLMSEPYVLAVPVDHPLATQRKVHARDLDGQSLATLERRFGQYAHDLMMTWLAEHNVVPLRMHDAARHHAMMSMVAAGIAVSLVPASAAAQPIKGVVYRRLADRDVPALELWVAFHKEIGNPMTLPFVTQAVESAAGYKIGAECFGG; via the coding sequence ATGTACAACCCGCTCGAACTCCGTGTGCTGACCTCGTTCCTGGTGCTGGCCGACGAACTGAATTTCACGCGCGCCGCGCGCCGGCTGAACATGACGCAGCCGCCGCTGAGCCTGCAGATCAAACAGCTCGAAGCCCAGATCGGCGCGCAGTTGTTCGAGCGCACCAAGCGCAGCGTGCGGCTGACGCCGGCAGGGCAGGTCTTGCGCGCCGAGGCCGAGAAGCTGTTCGATATCGAGCATCGCGCCCGCCAGATGGTGACGCAGGCCAACCGGGGCGAGGACGTCGGCCATCTCAGCATCGGCCTGACGGCAATCTCCGCTGTGGAACTCGTGCCAAACATCCTGCGCCGGTTTTCCGCGCGCGTGCCCGGCGTCCTGTACTCGCTGCGCGAGATCAGCTCCGAGGCCATGCTGCAGGCCCTGCTGCGCAACGAACTCGACGTCGCCATCCTGCGGCCGCCGGTTACCGATCCGCGCCTGCAGGCGCGGCGGCTGATGTCAGAGCCCTACGTGCTGGCCGTGCCGGTCGATCATCCATTGGCCACGCAGCGCAAGGTCCACGCCCGCGACCTCGACGGCCAGAGCCTGGCCACGCTGGAACGGCGATTCGGGCAGTACGCGCACGACCTGATGATGACCTGGCTGGCCGAGCACAACGTGGTGCCGCTGCGCATGCACGACGCCGCGCGCCATCACGCGATGATGTCCATGGTGGCGGCCGGCATCGCGGTGTCGCTGGTGCCGGCGTCCGCCGCCGCGCAGCCCATCAAGGGGGTGGTCTATCGCCGCCTGGCGGATCGGGACGTTCCCGCGCTGGAACTCTGGGTCGCCTTCCACAAGGAAATCGGCAATCCGATGACGTTGCCGTTCGTGACGCAGGCGGTGGAATCCGCCGCGGGCTACAAGATCGGGGCGGAGTGTTTTGGGGGGTAG
- a CDS encoding mandelate racemase/muconate lactonizing enzyme family protein: protein MKITRVNVHLMQAGAPTHTAWGGAGKSALASGRNWLFAEIHTEEGLVGLGEGSGWPRVVAAALPDLAPLLVGEDAFQTERLHQKLRVATMGHGHLGVVGGGALAAIDTALWDLKAQALGRPLCDLLGGRVRDRVPYYAHVKDADTARAAVARGVRALKVGGTRQIVERAWAIREAIGPDVDLIVDLHGPAWLTGADAVAVGRALEGTNLLFLEEPVAPDDALGWRRVRDSVALPLASGERLGTLAEFDQLIGSGLVDVVQPDTGRTGGPTQLKKIAALAEARALLVAPHSGSLGPVAEFAAVHWMAASPTGLILERLEPDWDGKQAAVTRSLQASDGYIDVPAEPGLGTSLDHAFVAAHPSERNIALPAGGWEPGTEHEIPYLQARRSRARLTD, encoded by the coding sequence ATGAAAATCACTCGGGTCAACGTTCATCTGATGCAGGCAGGCGCGCCCACGCATACCGCATGGGGCGGGGCGGGCAAAAGCGCACTGGCATCGGGCCGCAACTGGTTGTTCGCGGAGATCCATACGGAAGAGGGACTGGTCGGCCTGGGCGAAGGCTCCGGCTGGCCACGCGTGGTGGCCGCCGCGCTGCCTGACCTGGCACCGCTGCTGGTGGGCGAAGATGCGTTTCAGACCGAACGGCTGCACCAGAAGCTGCGCGTGGCGACGATGGGCCACGGCCATCTGGGCGTCGTCGGTGGCGGGGCGCTGGCCGCCATCGACACTGCGCTGTGGGACCTCAAGGCCCAGGCACTGGGGCGCCCGCTCTGCGACTTGCTGGGCGGCCGCGTGCGGGACCGGGTTCCCTACTACGCGCACGTCAAGGACGCGGACACCGCCCGTGCCGCCGTGGCACGCGGCGTGCGGGCGCTGAAGGTGGGCGGCACCCGGCAGATCGTGGAACGTGCCTGGGCGATTCGGGAAGCCATCGGGCCGGATGTCGACCTCATCGTCGACCTGCACGGCCCGGCGTGGCTCACGGGTGCCGACGCTGTGGCGGTGGGCCGCGCGCTGGAAGGGACGAACCTGCTGTTCCTGGAAGAGCCGGTGGCGCCCGACGATGCGCTCGGCTGGCGCCGTGTGCGCGACAGCGTGGCGCTGCCGCTGGCATCTGGCGAGCGGCTGGGGACGCTGGCCGAGTTCGACCAGCTTATCGGCAGCGGTCTTGTCGATGTGGTGCAGCCTGACACCGGACGCACCGGCGGCCCGACGCAGCTCAAGAAGATCGCGGCGCTGGCCGAGGCCAGGGCGCTGCTGGTGGCGCCGCATTCCGGGTCGCTCGGGCCGGTGGCCGAGTTCGCGGCGGTCCACTGGATGGCCGCGTCGCCCACGGGGCTGATCCTGGAGCGGCTGGAGCCGGACTGGGATGGCAAGCAGGCCGCCGTGACGCGGTCGTTGCAGGCCAGCGATGGATATATCGACGTGCCCGCCGAACCGGGCCTTGGCACCTCGCTCGATCACGCCTTCGTCGCCGCGCATCCCAGCGAGCGCAACATCGCGCTGCCAGCGGGCGGCTGGGAGCCCGGCACCGAGCACGAAATCCCGTATCTGCAGGCGCGGCGCAGCCGGGCCCGCCTGACCGACTGA
- a CDS encoding NAD-dependent epimerase/dehydratase family protein, producing MPEQTLPVVVLTGAAGRLAQHVRPLLAQMAGEVRLCDQRAVATLHPNETAWQCSLEDADALGPMLQGADAIVHFAGYPREAAWDVILPANVAGVANLWEAARAAGVRRIVYASSNHAVGMYPRSVIIGSNDAARPDSRYGVSKVFMEAVASLYAQKFGIRAFGMRIGHCSDAPLDARMLSHWISPRDLAQLVRVGLTAAFDEALVYGASHNSLTWWDNSRAYALGYAPQDSADAYAEALRGKTSQDPVAEFYQGGSFAAEEYDGDRSAFDAPR from the coding sequence ATGCCTGAGCAAACCTTGCCAGTCGTGGTGCTGACCGGCGCGGCGGGGCGCCTGGCGCAGCACGTGCGGCCGCTGCTGGCGCAAATGGCCGGTGAAGTGCGGCTGTGCGACCAGCGTGCCGTTGCCACGCTGCATCCGAACGAGACGGCGTGGCAGTGCTCGCTGGAAGACGCCGATGCCTTGGGGCCGATGCTGCAAGGCGCTGACGCCATCGTGCATTTTGCGGGCTATCCGCGTGAAGCCGCGTGGGACGTAATTCTGCCGGCCAACGTGGCGGGCGTGGCGAACCTTTGGGAAGCGGCCCGCGCGGCCGGCGTGCGCCGCATCGTCTATGCGAGTTCCAACCATGCGGTCGGCATGTATCCCCGCTCGGTCATCATCGGGAGCAACGATGCGGCGCGTCCGGACTCGCGTTATGGCGTGTCGAAGGTGTTCATGGAGGCCGTGGCCAGCCTCTATGCGCAGAAATTCGGCATCAGGGCCTTCGGCATGCGTATCGGCCATTGCTCCGATGCGCCGCTGGATGCCCGCATGCTGTCGCACTGGATCAGCCCGCGCGATCTGGCGCAACTGGTGCGCGTCGGCCTGACGGCGGCGTTCGATGAGGCCCTGGTCTACGGCGCGTCCCACAATTCGCTGACGTGGTGGGACAACTCGCGTGCCTACGCGCTGGGCTATGCGCCGCAGGACTCGGCCGATGCCTATGCCGAGGCGCTGCGCGGCAAGACATCCCAGGACCCGGTGGCGGAGTTCTACCAGGGCGGCAGCTTTGCCGCGGAGGAGTACGACGGTGATCGTTCGGCATTCGACGCGCCTCGTTGA
- a CDS encoding TetR/AcrR family transcriptional regulator, which translates to MFDCADRHGNISLYQYFPNKASLLAALHQRHATEMAESIEAVLAAPHGEGLPGAVASLIRATMAAHEVEPELHRLLERERPLLEANMGAAGDRIHRHVVELLHRHRAALRHDDLDMAAWMTIKMTEALVHAAVLETVDGKDARNVEGAIVDGILGFLSAAPARRN; encoded by the coding sequence GTGTTTGACTGTGCCGATCGACATGGGAATATATCGCTCTACCAGTACTTTCCCAACAAGGCGTCGCTGCTGGCCGCGCTGCACCAGCGGCACGCCACCGAGATGGCCGAGTCGATCGAAGCCGTGCTGGCCGCGCCCCATGGAGAGGGCCTGCCGGGGGCGGTTGCCAGCCTGATCCGCGCCACCATGGCCGCGCATGAGGTGGAGCCCGAACTGCATCGTCTGCTGGAAAGGGAACGGCCGCTGCTGGAGGCCAACATGGGCGCGGCCGGGGATCGCATCCATCGCCACGTGGTCGAGCTGCTGCACCGGCATCGTGCCGCGTTGCGCCACGACGACCTGGACATGGCAGCCTGGATGACGATCAAGATGACGGAGGCGCTGGTGCACGCCGCCGTGCTGGAAACCGTGGACGGCAAGGACGCCCGAAACGTCGAGGGCGCCATCGTCGACGGCATTCTGGGGTTTCTGTCGGCGGCGCCGGCCCGCCGGAACTGA
- a CDS encoding porin translates to MRKIILPLCVACGGASPTLALAQSSVTLYGLVDTTIRYTTHENANGSGKVQMGDGVLTGTRWGLAGTEDLGGGYQALFVLENGFLPDTGMASQGGRLFGRKAFVGLSGDFGTLKLGRDFTVIHEVIASYDTMALPNLGLVAFQSGNYTGGVRQDNMLKYAGTFGPVTLAAQHAFGEVAGSFKTSSSTGASVTYASGPLKLAGGYQVMRDTSTYFGTVVPRSDQQVWSVGGTYKLGRTQFNAGFTRSTYNNAGYRDNAFYAGAKHSFSDAWMLLVTGTYDRMKINGDSGNRFTGAVMLDYNFSKRTDVYIEADYTTLNGTWRTLAAQPTFVTPFYGHGTRIGVTTGIRHKF, encoded by the coding sequence ATGAGGAAGATCATCCTGCCGCTATGCGTGGCCTGCGGCGGTGCGAGCCCGACACTGGCCCTGGCGCAGTCAAGCGTCACGCTGTACGGCCTGGTCGATACCACCATCCGCTACACCACGCACGAGAATGCGAACGGCAGCGGCAAGGTCCAGATGGGCGACGGCGTGCTGACCGGCACGCGCTGGGGCCTGGCCGGCACGGAAGACCTGGGCGGTGGCTACCAGGCGTTGTTCGTGCTGGAAAACGGCTTCCTGCCCGACACGGGCATGGCCTCGCAGGGCGGGCGCCTGTTCGGCCGCAAGGCTTTCGTCGGCCTGTCAGGCGACTTCGGCACGCTGAAGCTGGGCCGCGACTTTACCGTGATCCACGAAGTCATCGCCAGTTACGACACCATGGCGCTGCCCAACCTGGGCCTGGTCGCCTTCCAGAGCGGCAACTACACCGGCGGCGTGCGGCAGGACAACATGCTGAAGTACGCGGGCACGTTCGGCCCCGTGACGCTGGCCGCGCAACATGCCTTCGGCGAAGTCGCCGGCAGCTTCAAGACATCCTCGTCCACCGGGGCCAGCGTGACGTACGCCAGCGGCCCGCTCAAGCTGGCCGGCGGCTACCAGGTCATGCGCGACACCAGCACCTACTTCGGCACGGTCGTGCCCCGGAGCGACCAGCAGGTCTGGTCCGTCGGCGGCACGTACAAGCTGGGCAGGACGCAGTTCAACGCCGGCTTCACCCGGAGCACGTACAACAACGCGGGCTATCGCGACAACGCGTTCTACGCGGGCGCCAAACACTCGTTCAGCGACGCATGGATGCTGCTGGTCACCGGCACCTACGACCGCATGAAGATCAACGGCGACAGCGGCAACCGCTTCACCGGTGCGGTCATGCTGGACTACAACTTCAGCAAGCGCACCGACGTCTACATCGAAGCCGACTACACGACCCTCAACGGCACATGGCGCACGCTGGCCGCGCAGCCCACCTTCGTCACGCCGTTCTACGGCCATGGCACGCGGATTGGCGTGACGACCGGCATTCGCCACAAGTTCTGA
- a CDS encoding SMP-30/gluconolactonase/LRE family protein, protein MIVRHSTRLVEVRERRTADGLHLREFRVGNRVGECPVWDAGQLAWIDVRAPAFHVLDPRTRLMTTWHLDKPVGAHCRRVDGRIVLALSDELAVLDPVTGKLRTVAHPEPDRPGNRLNEGRVSPCGNWFLFGSMDDTGARQPTGRIHALHASGRCHVVHDGLYIANGFAWAADAQTFYFSDSLAGVVYRARWQADTGTLDAIAPWIKAGEQEGRPDGAFVDDAGNYWSAGVSAGRLNVYAPGDGARRFTVALPCQAPSMPCPGPDGSVFVTSLVRPQWQPDDIRPEDGQLFQLMDVLHTGARPSPRLSIL, encoded by the coding sequence GTGATCGTTCGGCATTCGACGCGCCTCGTTGAAGTCCGCGAACGGCGTACCGCCGACGGGCTGCACCTGCGGGAATTCCGCGTGGGCAACCGCGTTGGCGAGTGTCCGGTGTGGGATGCCGGTCAGCTCGCGTGGATCGATGTGCGCGCGCCAGCCTTCCATGTGCTGGACCCGCGCACGCGGCTGATGACCACCTGGCATCTCGACAAACCCGTCGGCGCGCACTGCCGGCGCGTTGACGGCCGCATCGTGCTGGCGCTCAGCGACGAACTGGCCGTGCTGGACCCGGTCACCGGCAAGCTCCGCACCGTGGCGCATCCCGAGCCGGACCGGCCGGGCAACCGCCTGAACGAGGGGCGGGTATCGCCCTGTGGCAACTGGTTCCTGTTCGGCTCGATGGACGACACCGGGGCGCGCCAGCCCACGGGTCGCATCCATGCGCTGCATGCGTCCGGCCGCTGCCATGTCGTGCACGATGGCCTATACATCGCCAACGGCTTCGCATGGGCGGCCGACGCGCAAACGTTCTACTTCTCCGACAGCCTCGCCGGCGTGGTCTATCGGGCGCGATGGCAGGCCGATACGGGGACGCTCGACGCCATCGCGCCGTGGATCAAGGCCGGCGAGCAGGAAGGGCGGCCCGATGGCGCCTTTGTGGACGACGCCGGCAACTACTGGTCGGCAGGCGTGTCGGCCGGGCGCCTCAACGTCTATGCGCCTGGCGATGGGGCGCGGCGCTTCACCGTGGCGCTGCCATGCCAGGCGCCCAGCATGCCGTGCCCGGGGCCGGACGGCTCGGTGTTCGTGACATCGCTGGTCCGCCCGCAATGGCAGCCCGATGACATCCGTCCCGAAGATGGCCAACTGTTCCAACTGATGGACGTGCTGCACACCGGCGCACGGCCGTCGCCCCGCCTTTCCATTCTCTAG
- a CDS encoding GntR family transcriptional regulator: protein MQRINTPTYVRLREQIRADIAAGVWPLGAHITLAQMVDRYEVSLNPVREALLHLQGEGIIDMQMHRGAVIPTVDATYIANIYDMRGAIEQMLAAKVATLATPEDLQAIDAARLRHEELVTGTDIGACVAANREFHRVFNGVAGNQPAVDVLGSRSSLVDALRRSLGYGAQRKDAVIAQHRKLVAAVRKGDAALAAKVALEHAESARDDLLRMIDKPH, encoded by the coding sequence ATGCAACGTATCAACACCCCCACGTACGTCCGGCTCCGCGAGCAGATCCGGGCCGATATCGCGGCTGGCGTCTGGCCGCTCGGCGCGCATATCACGCTCGCGCAGATGGTCGACCGGTACGAGGTGAGCCTCAATCCGGTTCGCGAAGCGCTGCTGCACTTGCAGGGCGAGGGGATCATCGACATGCAGATGCACCGTGGCGCCGTGATTCCCACGGTCGACGCCACCTACATCGCCAACATCTACGACATGCGCGGCGCCATCGAGCAAATGCTGGCCGCCAAGGTAGCCACGCTGGCGACGCCCGAGGACCTGCAGGCCATCGACGCCGCGCGGCTGCGGCACGAGGAACTGGTGACGGGCACCGACATCGGCGCGTGCGTGGCGGCCAACCGCGAATTCCACCGCGTCTTCAACGGCGTGGCGGGCAACCAGCCGGCCGTGGACGTGCTGGGGTCCCGGTCTAGCCTGGTGGATGCGCTGCGGCGATCGCTGGGCTACGGCGCGCAGCGCAAGGACGCCGTGATCGCGCAGCACCGGAAGCTGGTAGCCGCCGTGCGCAAGGGCGATGCGGCGCTGGCCGCGAAGGTTGCCCTGGAACACGCCGAGTCCGCCCGGGACGACCTGCTGCGCATGATCGACAAGCCGCACTAG
- a CDS encoding Bug family tripartite tricarboxylate transporter substrate binding protein, which translates to MTFGKGVLRLAFLMTASLGLAESGAAAPAPYPSRPIQLIVGFAPGGAADTVARAVAEQMAKSLGQPVVIDNRSGASGNIATQTALAAPADGYSVIFAAIHLATNPSMIGVPYNPRTDIAMVGQMTSVPVLMLAAASSPYKTAADVVTASRRTDGGLRVGSGGIGTSSHLALELFKRAEHVPALHVPYRGGTPALQGLMSGEVDVMFDLGSGTLKSYIEAGKVRPLAVMQAEPVASIAAPTAPQAELPKETFIRSWQGLAVKAGTPPQVIARLHDALNQALQQPAVRARVQALGMEVKPSAAPADFQKLYVDELDRWSALIRSANIKPQ; encoded by the coding sequence ATGACATTCGGTAAGGGCGTCCTGCGCCTTGCGTTTTTGATGACCGCCAGCCTTGGGCTGGCCGAAAGCGGCGCCGCGGCGCCCGCACCCTATCCGTCCCGCCCCATCCAGCTCATCGTGGGCTTCGCGCCCGGCGGTGCCGCCGACACGGTGGCGCGTGCCGTGGCCGAGCAGATGGCCAAGTCGCTCGGGCAGCCCGTGGTGATCGACAACCGCAGCGGCGCGTCCGGCAACATCGCCACCCAGACCGCACTGGCCGCGCCGGCCGACGGCTATTCGGTCATCTTCGCCGCGATCCACCTGGCCACCAATCCGTCGATGATCGGCGTGCCCTACAACCCGCGCACCGATATTGCGATGGTGGGCCAGATGACCAGCGTGCCGGTGCTGATGCTGGCTGCGGCGTCGTCGCCGTACAAGACGGCGGCCGACGTGGTCACGGCTTCGCGCCGCACCGATGGCGGGCTGCGCGTGGGCAGCGGCGGCATCGGCACGTCGTCGCACCTGGCGCTGGAACTGTTCAAGCGGGCGGAACACGTGCCGGCGCTGCACGTGCCTTACCGCGGCGGCACGCCCGCGCTGCAGGGGCTGATGTCGGGCGAGGTCGACGTGATGTTCGACCTGGGGTCCGGCACCCTCAAGTCGTATATCGAAGCCGGCAAGGTGCGCCCGCTGGCGGTCATGCAGGCCGAACCGGTGGCCAGCATTGCCGCGCCCACGGCACCGCAGGCCGAGCTGCCCAAGGAGACCTTTATCCGTAGCTGGCAAGGCCTGGCCGTCAAGGCCGGCACGCCGCCGCAGGTCATCGCCCGGCTGCACGACGCGCTGAACCAGGCCCTGCAGCAGCCGGCCGTTCGCGCGCGGGTGCAGGCGCTTGGCATGGAGGTCAAGCCCAGCGCGGCCCCGGCCGATTTCCAGAAACTCTATGTCGACGAACTGGACCGCTGGTCCGCGCTGATCAGGTCGGCCAACATCAAGCCGCAGTAA
- a CDS encoding ribonuclease activity regulator RraA — protein sequence MPLSEKSREILMRVSTATLTTIMFKRGFRNVFLQGLKPLNPQACRFVGPAFTLRYIPAREDLDPMSAFEDPRHPQRVAIEECPAGHVLVMDSRGDASAASSGNLLVTRLWKRGGAAVVTDGGFRDSPEIADMAFPAWHTRPSAPTNLIRHHAVDLQLPIACAGVSVYPGDIMVADEEGIVCIPQHLAEEVAQESIGQTMYEDWVNEKILAGSALPGLYPLLNPALQAEYADWQSRERHRYA from the coding sequence ATGCCTTTGTCCGAAAAATCGCGCGAGATCCTGATGCGGGTCTCCACTGCCACGCTGACCACCATCATGTTCAAGCGCGGCTTTCGCAACGTCTTCCTGCAGGGGTTGAAGCCGCTGAACCCGCAGGCGTGCCGGTTTGTGGGGCCGGCGTTCACGCTGCGCTACATCCCCGCGCGCGAAGACCTGGACCCGATGAGCGCCTTCGAGGACCCGCGCCACCCGCAGCGCGTGGCCATCGAGGAATGCCCGGCCGGCCACGTGCTCGTGATGGACAGCCGGGGCGACGCCAGCGCGGCGTCGTCGGGCAACCTGCTGGTGACCCGCCTGTGGAAGCGGGGCGGCGCCGCGGTAGTCACGGACGGCGGCTTCCGCGACAGCCCTGAAATCGCGGACATGGCGTTCCCGGCCTGGCACACGCGCCCGTCGGCGCCGACCAACCTGATTCGCCACCATGCGGTCGACCTGCAACTGCCCATCGCCTGTGCGGGCGTCAGCGTCTATCCCGGCGACATCATGGTGGCGGACGAGGAAGGCATCGTCTGCATCCCGCAGCACCTGGCCGAGGAAGTGGCGCAGGAGTCGATCGGCCAGACGATGTACGAGGACTGGGTCAACGAGAAGATCCTGGCGGGCAGCGCGCTGCCGGGCCTGTATCCGCTGCTGAACCCGGCGCTGCAGGCCGAATACGCCGATTGGCAGTCGCGGGAGCGTCATCGCTATGCCTGA
- a CDS encoding HpcH/HpaI aldolase family protein translates to MTIQHPIDDRLPALLRGDQPLRGIFTAMPSPALVEMCAYAGFTFVIIDNEHGAADFETTEHMLRAARASGIIPVVRCFMEDIPRVLDMGASGVQVPMIETADDARELVQRVRYPSIGRRGSAFSGRAAGYGAFPGAAHTARSNAGVALIAMIETPTGVANAEAIAAVDGIDAVFVGPNDLAHAMGYGNDWKTPAVAAAIEQALRAVQSQGKCAGIIALSPDDERRYGAFGARYFATVATSLITQAFRQAAQGGQDVVSPALRY, encoded by the coding sequence ATGACCATCCAGCACCCCATCGACGACCGCCTGCCGGCGCTGCTGCGCGGCGACCAGCCCCTGCGCGGCATCTTCACGGCAATGCCCAGCCCGGCCCTCGTGGAAATGTGCGCCTATGCCGGCTTCACATTCGTCATCATCGACAACGAACACGGCGCCGCGGATTTCGAAACCACCGAGCATATGCTGCGCGCGGCGCGGGCCAGCGGCATTATTCCCGTGGTGCGCTGCTTCATGGAAGACATCCCCCGCGTGCTGGACATGGGTGCCAGCGGCGTGCAGGTGCCGATGATCGAGACCGCCGACGATGCGCGCGAGCTGGTACAGCGCGTGCGCTACCCGTCCATCGGCCGGCGCGGCAGCGCTTTCAGCGGGCGGGCCGCCGGCTACGGCGCGTTTCCCGGCGCGGCGCATACGGCGCGCAGCAATGCGGGCGTGGCGCTCATCGCGATGATCGAAACGCCCACGGGCGTGGCCAATGCCGAGGCCATTGCCGCCGTGGATGGCATCGACGCGGTGTTCGTCGGCCCCAACGACCTTGCCCACGCGATGGGCTATGGCAACGACTGGAAGACGCCCGCCGTGGCCGCGGCCATCGAGCAGGCGCTGCGTGCGGTCCAGTCGCAGGGCAAGTGCGCCGGCATCATCGCGCTCAGCCCCGATGACGAGCGACGCTATGGCGCGTTCGGTGCCCGCTACTTCGCCACGGTCGCCACCAGCCTGATCACCCAGGCGTTCCGTCAGGCCGCCCAGGGCGGGCAGGACGTCGTCTCACCCGCGTTGCGCTACTAG
- a CDS encoding aldehyde dehydrogenase family protein, translating into MRYENLIDGQWIGAERWAPNINPSETTEVVGYAALATPDMAEQAIAAASSAFPMWSQSPVQQRADVLERVGLEILARKDELGRLLAREEGKTLREAIGEVTRAGHIFKYYAQEALRPHGQHLPSTRPGIEVEVTAEPVGVISIITPWNFPIAIPAWKIAPALAFGNCVVFKPAELVPGCAWALADILSRSGLPHGVFNLVMGHGAELGATLTTDPRVTAISFTGSEATGRRIAVAAAAAGKRLQLELGGKNPLVVLDDAALDVAVDAAVQGAFYSTGQRCTAASRIIVADAIHDRFLSAFVAATSQLRVGHALEDRTDIGPVVDAVQLDKNLRYVSIGQVEGARLVVGGERLRTDTEGFFFSPAIFADCHPDMRIARDEIFGPIAAVLRARDDDHALALANDSSFGLSAGVCTQSLARATRFRRGLQAGMVMVNAPTAGVDYHVPFGGTKGSSSGPHEQGWAAREFFTTSKTAYIRA; encoded by the coding sequence ATGAGATACGAGAACCTGATCGACGGGCAATGGATCGGCGCCGAGCGGTGGGCGCCGAACATCAATCCTTCGGAAACCACGGAGGTCGTCGGCTACGCGGCCCTGGCCACGCCGGACATGGCCGAACAGGCGATTGCCGCCGCGTCCAGTGCCTTTCCCATGTGGTCCCAGAGCCCCGTCCAGCAGCGCGCCGACGTACTGGAGCGCGTGGGCCTGGAAATCCTCGCCCGCAAGGACGAGCTGGGCCGGCTGCTGGCCCGTGAAGAAGGCAAGACGCTGCGCGAGGCGATTGGCGAAGTCACGCGCGCCGGCCACATCTTCAAGTACTACGCGCAGGAAGCGCTGCGCCCCCATGGTCAGCACCTGCCCTCCACCCGGCCCGGCATCGAGGTAGAAGTCACGGCCGAGCCTGTCGGCGTCATCAGCATCATCACGCCTTGGAACTTCCCGATCGCGATTCCCGCCTGGAAGATCGCCCCTGCCCTCGCCTTCGGCAATTGCGTGGTGTTCAAGCCGGCCGAGCTGGTGCCCGGCTGCGCCTGGGCGTTGGCCGACATCCTGTCGCGCAGCGGCCTGCCGCACGGCGTGTTCAACCTCGTGATGGGCCACGGCGCGGAACTGGGCGCCACGTTGACCACCGATCCGCGCGTGACGGCCATCTCCTTCACGGGATCGGAGGCGACCGGACGACGCATTGCAGTCGCCGCGGCAGCGGCCGGCAAGCGGCTGCAACTGGAGTTGGGGGGCAAGAATCCCCTTGTGGTGCTGGACGATGCCGCGCTGGACGTGGCCGTCGACGCCGCGGTACAGGGCGCCTTCTACTCCACCGGTCAGCGCTGCACGGCAGCGTCCCGGATCATCGTCGCCGACGCCATCCACGACCGCTTTCTTTCCGCCTTCGTGGCAGCGACAAGCCAGTTGCGGGTGGGCCATGCGCTGGAGGACCGCACCGATATCGGCCCCGTCGTCGATGCGGTGCAGCTCGACAAGAACCTGCGGTATGTCTCGATCGGGCAGGTCGAAGGGGCGCGGCTCGTGGTCGGCGGCGAGCGGCTCCGTACCGATACCGAGGGATTCTTCTTCTCGCCAGCCATCTTTGCCGATTGCCACCCGGACATGCGCATCGCGCGGGACGAAATCTTCGGCCCCATCGCGGCCGTGCTGCGCGCCCGCGACGACGACCATGCGCTGGCGCTGGCCAATGACTCCAGCTTCGGCCTGTCGGCCGGGGTGTGCACGCAATCGCTGGCGCGGGCCACGCGCTTTCGCCGCGGGCTTCAGGCCGGGATGGTGATGGTCAACGCGCCCACGGCGGGCGTCGACTACCACGTGCCGTTCGGCGGCACCAAAGGTTCCTCATCGGGCCCCCACGAACAAGGCTGGGCAGCGCGGGAGTTCTTCACAACGAGCAAGACCGCATACATCCGGGCCTGA